Proteins from one Tsuneonella aeria genomic window:
- a CDS encoding NAD(P)H-dependent flavin oxidoreductase encodes MAFKGLQPILYGGREVWPLVEGGKGVSATNHLSSGAWAAAGGIGTVSAVNADSYDAEGKIVPQVYDALTRVERHQQLIRYAIDGAVEQVRRAHEIAGGNGAINVNVLWEMGGAQEVLEGVLEQTPGLVTGVTCGAGMPYKLAEIAQRYNVHYLPIVSSARAFRALWKRSYSKVPGLMAAVVYEDPWLAGGHNGLSNAEDPLKPEDPYPRVKALRDTMRAEGVSEDTAIVMAGGVWFLREWNDWIDNPELGKIVFQFGTRPLLTQESPIPQGWKDALRTLEEGDVLLHKFSPTGFYSSAVKTDFLWDLIRRSERQIPYSRVEAGEHVRQLDVGVRGKNFWVAPADYERACAWFAQGYTEALKTPDDTIVYVTPASRDEIRKDQKDCMGCLSHCQFSSWKDHDDYTTGRLADPRSFCIQKTLQDIAHGGPVENNLMFAGHAAYRFKQDPFYSNNFTPTVKELVDRILTGD; translated from the coding sequence ATGGCATTCAAGGGTTTGCAACCGATTCTTTACGGCGGGCGCGAGGTTTGGCCGCTCGTCGAAGGCGGCAAGGGTGTGTCGGCGACGAATCATCTCAGTTCCGGCGCATGGGCCGCCGCCGGGGGCATCGGCACTGTGAGCGCGGTCAATGCCGACAGCTATGATGCAGAAGGCAAGATCGTCCCCCAGGTTTACGACGCGCTGACACGCGTCGAGCGGCATCAGCAACTGATCCGCTATGCCATCGACGGCGCGGTGGAGCAGGTGCGCCGTGCACACGAGATCGCCGGCGGCAACGGCGCGATCAACGTCAACGTGCTGTGGGAAATGGGCGGCGCGCAGGAAGTGCTCGAAGGCGTGCTGGAGCAGACGCCGGGCCTGGTGACGGGCGTCACCTGCGGCGCGGGAATGCCTTACAAGCTGGCCGAAATCGCCCAGCGCTACAACGTGCACTACCTCCCGATCGTCAGTTCCGCGCGCGCATTCCGGGCGCTGTGGAAGCGCAGCTACAGCAAGGTGCCGGGCCTTATGGCGGCGGTCGTCTATGAGGACCCGTGGCTGGCGGGTGGGCACAACGGCCTGTCGAACGCGGAAGATCCGCTGAAGCCGGAAGACCCCTATCCGCGCGTCAAGGCGCTGCGCGATACGATGCGGGCCGAAGGGGTCAGCGAGGACACCGCCATCGTCATGGCCGGCGGCGTCTGGTTCCTGCGCGAATGGAACGACTGGATCGACAATCCCGAACTCGGCAAGATCGTGTTCCAGTTCGGCACTCGGCCCTTGCTGACGCAGGAAAGCCCGATCCCGCAAGGGTGGAAGGATGCGCTGCGCACGCTGGAGGAAGGCGACGTGCTGCTGCACAAGTTTTCGCCCACCGGGTTCTATTCCTCGGCCGTGAAGACCGATTTCTTGTGGGACCTGATCCGCCGGTCCGAACGCCAGATTCCCTACAGCCGCGTCGAGGCAGGGGAGCATGTCCGCCAGCTCGATGTCGGGGTCCGCGGCAAGAACTTCTGGGTCGCGCCCGCCGATTACGAGCGGGCCTGCGCCTGGTTCGCGCAAGGCTATACCGAAGCGTTGAAGACGCCCGACGACACGATCGTTTACGTGACCCCCGCCAGCCGCGACGAGATCCGCAAGGACCAGAAGGACTGCATGGGCTGCCTCAGCCACTGTCAGTTCTCGAGCTGGAAGGACCACGACGACTACACCACCGGGCGCCTCGCCGACCCGCGGAGCTTCTGCATCCAGAAGACGTTGCAGGATATCGCCCACGGCGGACCGGTAGAAAACAACCTTATGTTCGCCGGCCACGCGGCCTACCGGTTCAAGCAGGATCCGTTCTATTCCAACAATTTCACGCCGACGGTGAAGGAACTGGTGGACCGCATCCTGACCGGGGACTGA
- the ndhC gene encoding NADH-quinone oxidoreductase subunit A, whose product MVDLSQYLPILIFLGIALGLSALFVFLPMGVSRLTGTHNPTADKLSEYECGFPAFEDPREPFDVRFYLVAILFIIFDLEAAFLFPWAVSLDLTGWPGWITMMVFLGELAIGLAYAWKKGALEWD is encoded by the coding sequence TTGGTCGACCTTTCGCAGTACCTGCCAATCCTGATCTTCCTGGGCATCGCCCTGGGGCTTTCGGCGCTGTTCGTGTTCCTGCCGATGGGCGTTTCGCGCCTGACCGGCACGCACAATCCGACGGCCGACAAGCTGAGCGAATACGAATGCGGTTTCCCCGCTTTCGAGGATCCGCGCGAACCGTTCGACGTGCGATTCTACCTCGTGGCGATCCTGTTCATCATCTTCGACCTGGAAGCGGCGTTCCTGTTCCCCTGGGCGGTCAGCCTGGACCTCACCGGCTGGCCGGGCTGGATCACCATGATGGTGTTCCTGGGCGAACTGGCGATCGGCCTCGCCTATGCATGGAAGAAGGGCGCGCTCGAATGGGATTGA
- the prfB gene encoding peptide chain release factor 2, producing the protein MRAEGQAHIQRIDAALALVRQSLDWDRALRRLDELNARVEDPKLWDDPKQAEAVMRERRKLDAAIGTVREISSEMADAVEFVEMGEAEGDADIEAEGLSTLARLAERADADKVQALLSGEADGNDTYLEIHAGAGGTESQDWAEMLQRMYTRWAERKGFKVDLVDYHSGDQAGIKSATLLIKGDNAYGYAKTESGVHRLVRISPYDSSARRHTSFSSVWVYPVIDDNISIEVNPADLKIDTYRASGAGGQHVNTTDSAVRITHVPSGIIVASQIDRSQHKNREIAMNMLKARLFEEEMRRREEAANAEHASKSDIGWGHQIRSYVLQPYQMVKDLRTGHTSPSPDDVLDGALDPFISAALAQRVTGEAVDVEDVD; encoded by the coding sequence ATGCGTGCCGAAGGGCAGGCCCATATCCAACGTATCGATGCCGCCCTCGCGCTTGTCCGCCAGTCGCTCGATTGGGACCGCGCCCTGCGCCGGCTCGACGAGCTGAACGCCCGGGTGGAGGATCCCAAGCTGTGGGACGATCCCAAGCAGGCGGAGGCCGTCATGCGCGAGCGGCGCAAACTGGACGCAGCGATCGGCACCGTGCGCGAAATTTCGTCCGAGATGGCCGACGCGGTCGAATTCGTCGAGATGGGCGAAGCCGAAGGTGACGCCGATATCGAGGCGGAGGGCCTCAGCACCCTGGCGCGCCTTGCCGAGCGGGCCGACGCAGACAAGGTGCAGGCACTGCTGTCGGGCGAAGCGGACGGCAACGATACATATCTCGAAATCCACGCCGGCGCGGGTGGCACCGAGAGCCAGGACTGGGCCGAGATGCTGCAGCGGATGTACACCCGCTGGGCGGAGCGCAAGGGCTTCAAGGTCGACCTTGTCGATTACCACTCGGGCGACCAGGCAGGGATCAAGAGCGCTACCCTGCTCATCAAGGGCGACAACGCCTATGGCTACGCGAAGACGGAAAGCGGGGTTCACCGGCTCGTCCGCATCAGCCCATATGACAGCAGCGCCCGCCGGCACACGAGCTTCAGTTCGGTGTGGGTCTATCCGGTGATCGATGACAACATCTCGATCGAGGTGAACCCGGCGGACCTGAAGATCGACACCTACCGTGCCAGCGGCGCCGGCGGCCAGCACGTGAACACGACCGATTCCGCCGTGCGCATCACCCATGTGCCGAGCGGGATCATCGTGGCCAGCCAGATCGATCGAAGCCAGCACAAGAACCGCGAAATCGCGATGAACATGCTGAAGGCGCGCCTGTTCGAGGAGGAGATGCGGCGCCGCGAGGAAGCTGCGAATGCCGAGCATGCAAGCAAGAGCGATATTGGATGGGGGCACCAGATTCGCAGCTATGTCCTCCAGCCGTACCAGATGGTGAAGGACCTGCGCACGGGCCACACTTCGCCGTCGCCGGACGATGTCCTCGATGGGGCGCTCGATCCGTTCATTTCCGCCGCGCTCGCGCAGCGCGTCACGGGCGAGGCGGTGGACGTGGAGGACGTCGATTGA
- a CDS encoding SH3 domain-containing protein: MRSLAVTAAVAAALAVPAAAQEREVPYWASIKAETLNMRAGPGRDFPVRWVYKRAGLPLKVVRVHEGWRLVRDPAGDEGWVTANLLSKDHGGIVVGEGLAAIRAKPSDSAQLRWNAEPGVVGKLDNCAKGWCEIAVGGRSGFIRADRVWGSGTP; this comes from the coding sequence ATGAGATCACTTGCCGTTACTGCTGCCGTTGCCGCCGCACTCGCCGTTCCCGCCGCCGCGCAGGAACGGGAGGTGCCCTATTGGGCATCGATCAAGGCCGAGACGCTCAACATGCGAGCGGGGCCGGGGCGGGATTTCCCCGTGCGCTGGGTGTACAAGCGGGCCGGCCTGCCGCTGAAGGTGGTGCGCGTGCACGAAGGATGGCGCCTGGTGCGCGATCCCGCCGGCGACGAAGGCTGGGTCACGGCGAACCTGCTGAGCAAGGACCATGGCGGGATCGTCGTCGGCGAAGGCCTCGCCGCCATTCGCGCCAAGCCGTCCGACTCCGCACAACTCCGCTGGAATGCGGAGCCGGGCGTCGTCGGCAAGCTCGACAACTGCGCGAAGGGATGGTGCGAGATCGCTGTGGGCGGCCGCAGCGGTTTTATCCGCGCCGACCGCGTCTGGGGCTCGGGCACGCCCTGA
- a CDS encoding acetyl-CoA C-acyltransferase, whose amino-acid sequence MSTFSAADPVVILSYARTPMGGMQGALADVPATDLGATAVKAAVERAGVAGADVERIYMGCVLPAGLGQAPARQAALKAGLPKSVQATTVNKVCGSGMQTVIMASEALAAGTIDLAIAGGMESMTNAPYLLKKHRSGARIGHDTAYDHMFLDGLEDAYDAGRAMGTFAQDTADEYQLTREAQDDYSVESLRRANAAIGNGGFADEIVPVTVKGRKGDTIVDTDEQPPKGNPEKIRALRAAFAKEGTITAASSSSISDGAAAVVLARESVARDKGLAPVARIVAMAAHAQEPKDFTTAPVGAITKVLEKAGWSKDDVDLFEINEAFACVAMFAMSDLGLAHDKVNVHGGATALGHPIGASGTRIIVTLINALRQKGLKRGVASLCIGGGEATAVALELV is encoded by the coding sequence ATGTCCACGTTTTCCGCCGCCGATCCCGTCGTCATCCTGTCCTACGCGCGCACGCCGATGGGCGGGATGCAGGGCGCCCTGGCCGATGTCCCGGCAACCGATCTCGGCGCCACGGCGGTGAAAGCCGCGGTGGAGCGGGCCGGCGTCGCAGGCGCCGATGTGGAGCGAATCTACATGGGCTGCGTACTGCCCGCCGGCCTCGGCCAGGCGCCCGCTCGCCAGGCCGCGCTAAAGGCAGGGCTGCCGAAATCCGTCCAGGCGACGACGGTGAACAAGGTGTGCGGCAGCGGGATGCAGACCGTGATCATGGCGAGCGAGGCGCTGGCCGCGGGCACTATCGATCTTGCCATCGCGGGCGGCATGGAGAGCATGACGAACGCGCCCTACCTTTTGAAGAAGCACCGGTCCGGCGCACGCATCGGGCACGACACGGCTTATGATCATATGTTCCTCGACGGGCTGGAGGATGCCTACGACGCGGGCCGCGCGATGGGGACGTTCGCACAGGATACCGCCGACGAATACCAGCTTACCCGCGAGGCGCAGGACGATTACTCGGTGGAATCGCTGCGCCGCGCCAATGCCGCGATCGGCAACGGCGGCTTCGCGGACGAAATCGTCCCGGTAACGGTAAAGGGCCGCAAGGGCGATACGATCGTCGACACCGACGAACAGCCGCCCAAGGGCAATCCGGAGAAGATCCGCGCCCTGCGCGCCGCTTTCGCCAAGGAAGGAACGATCACCGCCGCCTCGTCCAGCTCGATCAGCGACGGTGCCGCCGCAGTGGTTCTGGCGCGCGAGAGCGTGGCGAGGGACAAGGGCCTCGCCCCAGTCGCGCGGATCGTCGCCATGGCCGCCCACGCGCAGGAGCCGAAGGATTTCACCACCGCACCCGTCGGCGCGATCACGAAGGTGCTGGAAAAAGCCGGCTGGTCGAAGGACGATGTGGACCTGTTCGAGATCAACGAGGCCTTCGCCTGCGTCGCCATGTTCGCGATGAGCGATCTCGGCCTGGCGCATGACAAGGTCAACGTGCACGGCGGCGCCACGGCGCTGGGCCACCCGATCGGGGCCAGCGGCACGCGGATCATCGTCACCTTGATCAATGCGCTGCGGCAGAAGGGCCTGAAGCGCGGTGTCGCCTCGCTGTGCATCGGCGGCGGCGAGGCGACGGCAGTCGCCCTCGAACTGGTCTGA
- a CDS encoding coniferyl aldehyde dehydrogenase: protein MADNRHAELVGILGKQRAAFTAARPEPLSARRDRIERAIALLKENGEELCRAMAADFGNRSPHQSMITDIAGTVGFGRYCLKNIYKWSRTERRKVQFPLGLLGARAELRYEPKGVIGILSPWNFPVNLSFGPLMQVFAAGNRAMLKPSEFTERTSDLLAELVAARFGADECVVVTGGPEVAHAFSELPFDHLVFTGSTQTGRKVMEAAAKNLVPVTLELGGKSPAILGRSADLEKAGERIALGKMMNAGQICLAPDYLYVPADMEEGAVAAVELGVRNMYPSLLANEDYASVISDRHFDRLKGLVEDARAKGAEVLEINPADEDFSQSNARKMPLTILRNVTDDMDAMKEEIFGPVLPVKTYKAVEEAIAHVNAHDRPLGLYYFGDDAAEREEVLTRTISGGVTVNDVLFHVSMEDLPFGGVGPSGMGSYHGVEGFREFSHARSIYTQPRVDIAKLGGMKPPYGPAAVKAARMMMK, encoded by the coding sequence ATGGCCGACAATCGACACGCCGAACTCGTCGGCATTCTGGGCAAGCAGCGCGCCGCGTTCACCGCTGCCCGGCCTGAGCCGCTCTCCGCGCGCCGCGACAGGATCGAGCGGGCCATCGCGCTGCTGAAGGAAAACGGCGAGGAACTGTGCCGCGCGATGGCTGCCGATTTCGGCAACCGCAGCCCGCACCAGTCGATGATCACCGACATTGCCGGCACCGTAGGTTTTGGCCGATACTGCCTCAAGAACATCTACAAGTGGTCGCGCACCGAACGGCGCAAGGTGCAGTTTCCGCTCGGCCTGCTGGGCGCCCGGGCGGAGCTGCGCTACGAGCCCAAGGGGGTGATCGGCATCCTCAGTCCGTGGAATTTCCCGGTCAACCTCAGCTTCGGACCCTTGATGCAGGTCTTCGCGGCCGGCAACCGGGCGATGCTGAAGCCGAGCGAATTCACCGAACGGACCAGCGACCTGCTGGCCGAACTCGTCGCCGCGCGCTTCGGTGCTGACGAATGCGTGGTGGTGACCGGCGGCCCCGAGGTGGCGCACGCGTTTTCGGAGCTGCCGTTCGACCACCTAGTGTTCACCGGTTCGACCCAGACCGGGCGCAAGGTGATGGAAGCCGCGGCGAAGAACCTGGTGCCCGTCACCCTGGAACTCGGCGGCAAGTCCCCTGCGATCCTGGGGCGCAGCGCGGACCTCGAAAAGGCGGGCGAGCGGATTGCGCTCGGCAAGATGATGAACGCGGGGCAGATCTGCCTGGCGCCCGATTACCTTTATGTCCCGGCCGACATGGAGGAGGGCGCGGTCGCCGCCGTGGAGCTTGGCGTGCGCAACATGTATCCCAGCCTTCTTGCCAACGAAGATTATGCCAGCGTCATCTCCGACCGGCACTTCGATCGGCTGAAGGGCCTGGTTGAAGACGCGCGGGCGAAGGGTGCCGAGGTGCTGGAGATCAACCCGGCGGACGAAGACTTCAGCCAGTCCAACGCGCGCAAGATGCCGCTGACCATCCTGCGCAACGTTACCGACGACATGGACGCGATGAAGGAGGAGATCTTCGGGCCCGTGCTGCCGGTCAAGACCTACAAGGCGGTGGAAGAGGCGATCGCACACGTGAACGCGCACGACCGGCCGCTTGGCCTCTACTACTTCGGTGATGATGCGGCGGAGCGTGAAGAGGTGCTGACGCGCACCATTTCGGGCGGGGTGACGGTGAACGACGTGCTGTTCCATGTCTCCATGGAAGACCTGCCGTTCGGCGGCGTGGGCCCATCGGGCATGGGCAGCTATCACGGGGTGGAAGGATTCCGCGAATTCAGCCACGCCCGCAGCATCTATACCCAGCCCAGGGTCGACATCGCCAAGCTGGGGGGAATGAAGCCGCCCTATGGCCCCGCCGCGGTCAAGGCGGCGCGGATGATGATGAAATAA
- a CDS encoding class I SAM-dependent methyltransferase, translated as MTRIPLALILAAVLGACQWAGQADESRPETAQDFPRAERPVSDLGANQFSTETQRDSVGEAQKVMDLAEIAPGMTVADLGAGEGYYTVRLAEKVGSEGRVLAQDIDRDALSRLGQRVERERLENVSIRLGTADDPRLPANSFDRVFMVHMYHEVQEPYAFLWRLWPALREGGKVIVVDVDRPTNEHGIPPMLLTCEFERVGFTLDAFRNAPELAGYYAQFTRAATRPEPQAIKPCRQVADVGNSAVG; from the coding sequence TTGACGCGTATCCCGCTCGCGCTCATCCTCGCCGCCGTTCTCGGTGCCTGTCAGTGGGCCGGGCAGGCCGATGAAAGCCGGCCCGAAACGGCGCAGGATTTTCCCCGTGCCGAACGGCCCGTGTCCGATCTCGGCGCGAACCAGTTTTCCACCGAGACGCAGCGCGACAGCGTGGGCGAAGCGCAGAAGGTGATGGATCTGGCGGAGATCGCGCCCGGCATGACGGTGGCCGATCTGGGCGCCGGCGAAGGATACTACACCGTCCGGCTCGCCGAAAAGGTCGGCAGCGAAGGCCGGGTGCTCGCGCAGGACATCGATCGCGACGCCCTGTCCAGGCTGGGCCAGCGTGTCGAGCGCGAACGGCTGGAAAATGTGTCCATCCGCCTGGGCACCGCAGACGACCCCAGGCTCCCGGCCAACAGCTTCGACCGGGTGTTCATGGTGCATATGTACCACGAGGTGCAGGAACCTTACGCGTTTCTCTGGCGCCTGTGGCCGGCCTTGCGCGAAGGTGGAAAGGTGATCGTGGTTGATGTCGACCGCCCGACCAACGAACACGGAATCCCGCCGATGCTGCTGACATGCGAGTTCGAACGTGTCGGCTTCACGCTCGACGCATTCAGGAACGCGCCGGAGCTGGCCGGGTACTATGCACAATTCACGCGAGCGGCTACGAGGCCGGAGCCACAGGCGATCAAGCCGTGCCGGCAAGTCGCCGACGTGGGCAATTCCGCCGTCGGCTGA
- a CDS encoding 2-hydroxyacid dehydrogenase yields MSDSPTPRRTAKPKVVVTRHLLPSVEERMCELFDTTLNPADTPLSRDELVSAVQTADVLVPTVTDRIDAALIDAAGPQLGLIASFGAGVDHIDLTAARARRIIVTNTPGVFTEDTADLTMALIIGVLRRLREGTSLIRRGEWSGWAPSALLGRKLSGKVLGIVGMGRIGQAVAFRARAFGLTIRYHNRHRLPQAVESMFGAEFVENLDDLLGQSDVVTLHCPANASTHRMIDAGRIAAMRPGAVLINTARGDLVDYEALIQALEAGRLGGAGLDVFPEEPRVDARLVALPTVIAQPHIGSATVEGREASGEKVIANIRFWADGHRPPDQVLEGLV; encoded by the coding sequence ATGAGCGACAGCCCCACCCCGCGCCGGACCGCCAAGCCGAAAGTGGTCGTCACCCGCCACCTGCTGCCGTCGGTTGAGGAACGGATGTGCGAGCTTTTCGACACGACCCTCAACCCGGCAGACACGCCGCTTTCGCGCGATGAGCTGGTGAGCGCCGTACAGACCGCCGACGTTCTGGTTCCCACCGTCACGGACCGCATCGACGCCGCGCTGATCGATGCGGCCGGCCCGCAACTCGGCCTCATCGCCAGCTTTGGCGCGGGGGTGGATCACATCGATCTAACCGCAGCGCGAGCGCGGCGGATCATCGTCACCAACACGCCAGGCGTCTTTACGGAGGACACCGCCGACCTGACGATGGCGCTCATAATCGGCGTGTTGCGGCGCCTTCGCGAAGGAACATCGCTGATTCGCCGCGGCGAATGGAGCGGCTGGGCGCCGTCCGCGCTGCTCGGACGGAAGCTGTCCGGCAAAGTGCTCGGGATCGTCGGGATGGGCCGCATCGGCCAGGCGGTGGCCTTCAGGGCCCGGGCCTTCGGGCTCACGATCAGATATCACAACCGCCATCGCCTGCCCCAGGCCGTGGAGAGCATGTTCGGAGCGGAATTCGTCGAAAACCTGGACGACCTGCTGGGCCAATCCGACGTGGTCACGCTGCACTGCCCCGCCAACGCATCGACGCATCGCATGATCGATGCGGGCCGCATTGCGGCGATGCGACCGGGCGCCGTGCTCATCAACACAGCGCGCGGTGACCTCGTCGACTACGAAGCACTGATCCAGGCGCTTGAGGCCGGTCGCCTCGGCGGCGCAGGGCTTGACGTATTTCCGGAAGAGCCTCGGGTTGATGCCCGGCTTGTCGCCCTCCCCACCGTCATCGCGCAACCGCACATTGGCAGCGCGACCGTGGAAGGGCGGGAAGCGTCCGGCGAGAAGGTGATCGCCAACATCCGCTTCTGGGCGGACGGCCATCGGCCCCCCGATCAGGTGCTGGAGGGTCTGGTCTAG
- a CDS encoding peroxiredoxin, whose protein sequence is MIKKLLFVAAIALLPAPAIPALPVGAKAPLFSTQAALAGKVSGFNLRAALAKGPVVLYFYPKAFTKGCTLEANAFAEATPEFARWGATVVGMSNDDIATLVRFSREECRDKFAVASATPKIVSAYRAALVREGKATGMTERTSYVIDQKGRIVFVHSDLDYKDHVRLTLAAVKKLQAGRYH, encoded by the coding sequence GTGATCAAGAAACTGCTATTCGTGGCCGCGATCGCGCTGCTGCCGGCCCCCGCCATTCCGGCGCTGCCGGTGGGTGCGAAAGCGCCGCTGTTCTCCACCCAGGCTGCGCTTGCCGGCAAGGTGAGCGGCTTCAACCTCCGCGCCGCGCTGGCGAAGGGGCCGGTCGTGCTTTATTTCTACCCCAAGGCGTTCACGAAGGGGTGCACGCTGGAAGCCAACGCCTTTGCCGAAGCGACCCCCGAGTTTGCCCGATGGGGCGCGACGGTCGTCGGCATGTCGAACGACGATATCGCGACGCTTGTCCGGTTCTCCCGCGAGGAATGCCGCGACAAGTTTGCGGTGGCGTCGGCCACCCCGAAGATCGTGTCGGCATACCGGGCGGCTCTCGTGCGCGAAGGCAAGGCCACTGGCATGACCGAACGCACCAGTTATGTGATCGATCAGAAAGGCCGGATCGTGTTCGTGCACTCCGATCTCGACTACAAGGATCACGTGCGCCTGACCCTCGCTGCGGTGAAGAAGCTGCAGGCCGGCCGCTACCATTGA